The window CTACCCCGTGAACCAGTAGCGGGTGAGGTGGAAGAACATCGGCGCGGCGAAGATGATCGAATCCACGCGGTCCAGCACGCCGCCATGGCCCGCGATGACGTAGCCCCAGTCCTTGGCGCCGAGGTCGCGCTTCACGGCCGAGAGCACGAAGCCGCCGAAGAAGCCGGCGACGACGATGACGAGGCTCATCCCCGCGGCCTGCAGCGGCGAGAACGGGGTGAGCCCATGGAGCGCAACCCCGATCAGGACCGCCGTCGCCCAGCCGCCGAGCAGGCCCTCGACCGTCTTCGACGGGCTGACGTTGGGGGAGAACCGCGTGCGGCCGATCAGCTTGCCGAAGACGTACTGGGCGACGTCGGAGAGCTGGGCCACCACCACGAGATAGAGCACCAGCATCGCCGGGTCGGTCCCGGTGTCGAGCATCATCAGCGCGGGAGCGTGGCTGAGCATGTAGACGGTGAGCATCAGCCCCCACTGCACCTTGGCCTGGCGCGCGAGGAAGTCGGTGACGTCGCCCGCAAGCGTCGAGATCGCGGGCAGGATCAGGAAGGCGTAGACCGGGATGAACACGGCGAAGAGGCCGTACCAGCCGGTGCCGAGCAGCAGGTAGTGGATCGGCAGCGCCACGAAGAACGACAGGAACAGCGCCCGATGGTCGCCGGCGCGCGAGGGCGCGAGCGACCAGAACTCCCGCAGCGCCATGAAGGACAGGCCGGCGAACAGCAGCGTGGTCGCGACGGGCCCAAGCGCCAGCGCGCCGCCGAAGACGATCGCCATCACCCACCACGAGCGGGTGCGGGCGTTGAGGTTCTGGATGGTGGCGCGGCCCTCCGGCGTCGTCGCGCGGCGCTCCAGCGCGCGGCCGACGATGGTGGCGGCCGCGAGGATCGCGATCACGCCGACGAGCACCCAGCCGAAGGCCGCGCTCACGTGGAGGCTCCCTTGCGGCGCGGCGCGAGGCTTTCGACCGCCGCGCGGGCGCGGGCGAGAAACTCCGCCTTGGGCTCGCCGGGCACTGTCGTCAGCGGCGCGCCGAACCGGGCGGTGCAGGTGAGCGGCACGATCAGAAACGAGCCCTTCGGCATGACGCGGGCCAGATTGTCGAGATGCACGGGGATCAGCTCGGCCTCCGGATGCCGCTCGGCCAGGCGATGCAGCCCGCTCTTGAAGGCCGCGACCTCCTCGCCGGCGCCGCGCGTGCCCTCCGGGAAAATCAGCACCGACTCCCGCCGGGCGAGCGCCTCGTCCACCGGGGCGAGCGGGTCGCCCTCCCCGCGGCCGTCGCGATCGATCAGCACGGCGCGCAGGCACTTCTCAGAGACGAAGCGCTTGAGCGCCGAGCCGCCCCAGTAGTCGCGCGCTGCGACCGGGCGGGTCCGCCGGCGCAGCTCCGGCGGCAGCGCCGAGATCACCGCGAGCGTGTCGAAGTGGCTGGTGTGGTTGGCGAAATAGATCCTCGAGCGGGTCTCGGGCGTCGAACCCACCCATTCGCCGCGTGCGCCCACGAGGACGCGCACGAGCACGATCAGGATCTGCCGGGCGAGAGCGGTGGCGCTCATGTCGCGCGGAGCTTCGTCGCGATGGCGGCGGTGCGCGTCACGCATGTGACGAGGCTGCCCGCGGGGATGAGCGCCACGGCGACCAGCAGCGACCAGCGCGTGTCGCTGAACGTCCACTCCACGCTCTGCGCGACCAGCGCCGCGGTCAGCGCCGCCATGCGCCGCTGCTTCGCCATGACGCCGGAGAAATCCTGCGGCAGTCCCAGCGAGCCGCCGAAGACGCGGACATAGGCGGTGAGCGCCGCAGCCAGCGCCGCCGCCCAGCCGAGCCAAGGAACGCCCGCGGCGTAGCCCAGCGGCGCGAGCAAAAGCGTGTCGGCGATCCGGTCGGGAAACTCGTTGTAGATCGCGCCGACCGCCGACTTCTTGCCGCCCTCGACCGCGACCATGCCGTCGAGCAGGTTGCAGACCAGCCGGAGCTGGACGCAGCCCGCAGCCGCGAGCCAGGCTAGCGGCGTGTGGCCGGCGGCGATCAGCGCGCAACCGAGGCCCGCGAACAGGACGGAGGCGACGGAGATCTGGTTGGGCGTGACGTTGGTGCGGGCGAGGCCGCCGGCCAACCGTATCGCCCAGCCCGACGAGCGGCTCGCGATCGGTCGGCGCGCCGGCCCCTCGCTTGTGTCTAACGCCCCGGGTTGCACCCGATCGTCCCCCGTCCGAAAAGCCGGCCTCCCCGCGAGGCCTCGGTGCGAGTTACATCAAATCGGGCGGGGGCTGTCGACCTTTCGCCGAAACGGCCTCCCGCGGCGGCCCGAAACAGGTCTAACGCTCGCGTCCGCCTGACTCGCGACACGGGAGCGGATAGAGTGGCTCGATGGATCCCCGCCCTTCCCTCACCGCCCACGACGCCCAGGCGCTGCTCGACTGGTACGTCGCCATGGGCGTCGACGCCGCGCTCGAGGATGTCGGGCAGGATCGGTTTGCGGAGAGCGCCACGAGACTAAGGCCGCCGCCGGCTGCTGAGCCCCTGCCCGCGCAGCCCGCGGCGCGGGCGCCCGCTTCAGCGGCGGCGCTGGCGGCGGCGCCCGACGAGACCGCCGCCGCGGCGCGGCAGGCGGCGGCCAGCGCCGCGACGCTCGACGACCTGCGCGCGATTCTGGAGCGCTTCGACGGCTGCGCGCTGAAGGCGACCGCGAGCCGCACCGTCTTCGCCGACGGCGCGCCGGGCGCCCGGCTGATGCTGGTGGGCGAGGCCCCGGGCCGCGAGGAGGACCTGTCGGGCCTTCCCTTCGTCGGCCGGTCCGGCCAGTTGCTGGACCGCATGCTGGCCGCGATCGGGCTGGAACGCTCGGAGGTCTACATCGCGAACGTCATTCCGTGGCGGCCGCCCGGCAACCGCACGCCGACGCCGCAGGAGACGGAGACCTGCCTGCCCTTCATCCGGCGGCAGATCGAACTGGCGCAGCCCGACGTGCTCGTCGCCCTCGGCGGATCCGCGGCGCAGAGCCTGTTCCGCGCCAAGGACGGCATCCTGAAGCTGCGCGGCAAATGGCTGGACTATGACGCTGGGGGCCGCTCGATCCGCGCCATGGCGACGCTGCATCCGGCCTATCTGCTGCGCAGCCCGGGCCAGAAGAAGTTCGCCTGGCGCGACCTGAAGGCGATCCGCCGCGTGCTCGACGGCGCCTGAGCCGACGCCCGCCGGCGCCCGGCGCCGCGGGCGTCGCGCGATCGCTCAGTGGTACCCCTCGCCCTCACGGACCTTGCCGCGGAACAGCCAGTACACGAACACGGTGTAGCCGATGATGATCGGGAACAGCACGATGGTGCCGGCGCCGAGGAAGATCTGCGAGGCCGGCGCTGCGGCCGCGTCCCAGAAGGTGATGGTCGGCGGCACCAGATAGGGCCAGGTCGAGATCGCGAGGCCGACGAAGCCGAGCAGGAACAGGGCGATCGAGCCGAGGAACGGCAGGATCTCGCGGCCCGCGGCCAGCCCTCGCCACACGCCGAAAGCGACGAGCGCGGTCAGCACGGGCGCCGGCCACAGATAGAGGATGTTGGGAAACGAGAACCAGCGGTCCCAGATCCGGTCGATCGCGAGCGGCGTCCAGAGGCTGACGAGCGCCATCGCCGCCAGCATCGCGAGCAGAAGGCCGGGCGCCTGCGCGCGGGAGCGGCGGGCGACCTCACCGTCGGTCTTCATGTTAAGCCAGGTCGCGCCGAGCAGCGCGTAGCCCAGCACCACGCCGACGCCGCAGACCAGCGCGAACGGCGTGAGCCAATCGAGCGGCCCGCCGGCGAATTGCAGCCCGTTCGTCGCAGTGGGCCGCACGTCGATCCCCTGCAGCAGGCCGCCGAGGATCAGGCCCTGGCAGAAGGCGGCGACGATCGAGCCGCCGGCGAAGGCGACGTTCCAGACGCCCTTGTTGGGCTTCGCCACCCAGCGGAACTCGAACGACACGCCACGGAAGATCAGCGCCAGCAGCATGACGATGACCGGCAGGTAGAGCGCCGGCATGATGACCGCGTAGGCCTTGGGAAAAGCCACCCACAGGCCGCCGCCGCCGAGCACCAGCCAGGTCTCGTTGCCGTCCCAGAACGGCGCGACCGTGTTCATCATCTGGTCGCGTTCGTGTTCGGTCTTCGTGAACGGAAACAGGATCCCGATCCCGAGGTCGAAGCCGTCGAGCACCACGTACATCGCGACGGCGCCGCCGATGATCAGCCCCCAGGCGAGCGGCAGATACCATTCCATGGACGTGACGCTCCCTCAGCTTTTCGCACGCCAGCGGCGCTGGCGGATCATGGAAACGACTGGACGACCGCGATTTCGCCGACGATCGCCGCGTTGAACGCCAGCAGTTCGTCCGCTGGTATCCAGTACTCAAGATGGTCGCGGCCGCCGGCCTCCTGCGGCGCATAGGCCTGGAGAAAATCCTCGCGAACCTCGAAACGCGTGACGTAGCCCGCTCCGCTCGCTGGCACGTTCCAGTCCCGTGCGATCTTCGCCGCGTATTCCTGCGTCAGCACCGGGTAGAAGATCGGCTGATCCGGCAGCCGGGGCGGAAAGGCGCGGGACCCGGCCTCGCGTATGAGGGCGAGTTCCTGCGGTCCAACGGGTCGCCACAATGTCACCGTGCGCGGCGCGTCGCTCATCGCGCGGGCTCCATTGCGCCGTCGTGGACGACCTCTCCCACCGCCTCGCCCGCGCCCGACAGGGGGCGGCTGGGCTGGCCGTGGCGCGGCGGGGCGGTGACGGTCGCGTCGGGGCCGCGGTTGATGAGGCGGTTCACGTAGTAGACGCCCATCGAGAACACGACGCAGTAGACCAGCACGAACAGCGCGAGCGAGGTCCAGAGCGCGGCGGCCGCCACCGGCGAGGCGGCGTCGGCGGTGCGCAGCACCCCATGCACCACCCAGGGCTGGCGGCCGGTCTCGGTGGTGATCCACCCCGACAGGATCGCGATGAAGCCGAGCGGCCACATGCAGGAGGCCGGCCACTGGAACCAGGTCGCCTCCCACAGCGTCCCCCGCCGCCACAGCCAGGCGCCGATGAGGCCGGTCGCGATGAACAGCATCCCGATCGCGACCATCAGCCGGAAGCCGAAGTAAGTGGTGATAAGCGGCGGCCGCTCGTTGGCCGGAAAGTCCTTCAGCCCCTTGATGCGCCCGTCCCAGCTGTGGGTGAGGATCAGGCTGGAGAGGTTCGGGATCGCGAGCTCGAAGTCGGTGCGCTCGGCTTCGGCGTTCGGCCAGCCGAACAGCGACAGCGCGACCGGCTTGGAGCCGTCCCAGTGCGCCTCCATGGCGGCGATCTTCGCGGGCTGATGCTCCAGCGTATTGAGCCCGTGCGCGTCGCCGACGAAGAGCTGGAGCGGGGCGACGATCGCGATCATGCCGACCGCCATGCGCACCATGGTGCGCGCGTCCTCGCCGAAGCGCTTCTGCAGGAGATAGCGGCACCCGACCGCCAGCACGACCACCGCCGTGGTGAGGTAGGCCGCGATCATCATGTGGGCGAAGCGGTAGGGGAACGACGGGTTGAAGATGATCTTCACCCAGTCGGTCGGATAGGCGATCCCGTCCTTCATCTCAAAGCCGGCCGGGGTGTGCATCCAGCTGTTGGCGGACAGGATCCAGAAGCCGGAGATCGCGGTGCCGAAGGCGACCACGCAGGCCGAGAGCACGTGCAGCCACGGCGGCACCCGCGTCCAACCGAACAGCATGATCCCGAGGAAGGTCGCCTCCAGGAAGAAGGCGGTCAGCACCTCGTAGCCGATCAGCGGGCCGATGACGTTGCCGACGACCTCGGAGAACCGGCTCCAGTTGGTGCCGAACTGGTAGCTCAGCACGATGCCGGACACGACGCCCATGGCGAAGGAGACCGCGAAGATCTTGGTCCAAAACCGGGCGAGCCGGTGGTAGCGCTCCGCGCCGGTCTTCGACCACAGCAGCAGCAGCGTCGCGATGTAGGCCGAGGTCCCGATCGAGAACGCCGGAAAGACGATGTGGAAGGAGACCGTGAAGGCGAACTGCAGCCGCGCGAGGAAGGTGGGGTCGAAGTCCATCCGGCGTCTCCCGTCCAGGCGCCGGATGCGTCGCGTCGCCGGCGTCCGCTTGGTCGGCCGACCATAGGCGCCGCGGCCCGGCTTGCACAGACCGTCTTTTGAACGGTTCGAAGCGATCACGATCGCGCGTACCAAGCGGCGAAAAGGGCGCTAGATACGCGCTCTGACGGGCGATGATTTGCAGGGGAACGGCCATGCGCTGGGAGGATTTCCGCCGGAGCGAGAACGTCGACGACGAGCGTGGCGGCGGGGGCGGCGGCGGCTTCCGCTTTCCCGGCGGCGGCGGCGGCGTCGGCATCGGCGGCCTGATCGTGGTGGGGCTCGTCTCGTGGGCGCTGGGCGTCGACCCCCGGGTCATCCTGGCGGGCCTCGAGACCGTCCAGGGCGGCGGCTCGGGCTATTCGCAGCAGGAGCGGCCGAAGGGCGACCCGGGCCAGCTCTCCGAGGACGAGAAGAAGCAAGGCGAGTTCGTGCGCGCCGTGCTGGCCCAGACCGAGGACGTCTGGACGCCGTTGTTCAAGGACAGCGGCAAGGCCTACGACAAGCCGCGGCTGACGCTGTTCTCCGGCCGCACCAGCACCGCCTGCGGCATGGGCGCCTCCGCAATGGGGCCCTTCTACTGCCCCGGCGACCAGCGCGTGTATCTCGACACCGAGTTCTTCGACGAGCTCGCCCGCAAGTTCAAATCGCCCGGCGAGTTCGCGCGCGCCTACGTGATCGCGCACGAGGTCGGCCACCACGTGCAGAACGAGCTCGGCATCATGCGCTGGGCGAACCAGCAGCGCGAGCGGGCGCGCTCCGAGGAGCAGGCGAACGCCATTTCGGTGCGGATCGAGCTGCAGGCGGACTGTTTCGCCGGCGTCTGGGGCTATTGGGCCAACAAGCGCTTCAACATCCTCGAGGACGGCGACGTCGAGTCCGCGCTGACCGCCGCCACCCAGATCGGCGACGACACGCTGCAGAAGCGCTCCGGCGGCGAGGTGGTGCCGGACAGCTTCACCCACGGCTCCTCCGCGCAGCGGGTGAAGTGGTTCCGCACCGGGCTGGCCTCAGGCGATCCGAAGACCTGCGACACCTTCAACCAGCGCCAGCTCTGACGCGCGGCGCGACCGAGGGACGCGACCAAGGGACGCGCCGAAGCGCGCTCCCCCCGGTCGCGCCCCGAACGTCGGGCGTCCGGCGCAGGATCGGCGGCCGCGCCCAACGTTACGCGGCGGCGACGCTTTCGCGCGTCGCTTCGGCTCGTTCAAAGCTGATCACGCCGCCCGCGCGGTGGACAGTGTCGAATTAGACTACTTCCTAAGTAATGCGCCGCCCTAGAAAGCTCTTTCCGAGCGGGAGGTCCTTCCACTACTTATCGCGCCGCCGAGCGGACACCGCCGGCGACGCGATATCAGGGAGATGGACGATGTGGAGAGGCTTTGTGCTGGCCGCGGCCGCGTTGATGACGATGGTCGCCGGCGCGGAGGCCGCTGAAGTCGAAGTCAAGATGCTTAACCAGGGCGCCGAAGGGCGCATGGTGTTCGAGCCGAGCTTCGTGCGGATCAACCCGGGCGACACCGTGAAGTTCGTGGCGACCGACAAGAGCCACAACGCCGAAACGATTCCCGGCATGCTCCCGGACGGAGCCCAGCCCTTCAAGGGCGAGTTCAACACGGACGTGTCCGTGACCTTCGACAAGGACGGCGTCTACGGCGTGAAGTGCCTGCCGCACGCCGGCATGGGCATGGTGGCGCTGGTCGCCGTCGGCGCGAGCTACCCCAACCTCGACGCAGCCAAGGGCGTCAAGCAGACCGGCGTCGCCAAGAAGAAGTTCGAGGCGCTGTTCAAGAAGCTGGACGAGACCAAGGGCGCCGCCGCGCAGTGACGGCTCAGGCTGGCGCGAACGTCGTCGATCTGAGCGTCGCGTCGTAAAGCAAACCTGCGATCCGTCGATCCCGCCACAGCCGTCATGCCCGGCGGAGCCGGGTATCCGCGACTTTCCGGGACCGTCGATCTCGACGCCCAGGTCGTGGATACCCGCAAGACGCGGGCATGACCGCGTGGATAAGTCGTCGACGCGCCGAAGCGCCTCAGGCTTCAGCCCGCGCGACGGGACGGCGCGCCGACGCGGGCTTCCACGATGGCGAGCGCCGCCGCGAAGGCCTGGTCGGCGTCGAGCGTCGTGGTGTCGAGCAGAACCGCGTCCGCGGCTTGCGCCAGCGGCGCGACCGCGCGCCCCATGTCGCGGGCGTCGCGGGCCAGGATGTCGGCGAGGATCGAGGCCTCGTCCGCGGGCTCGCCGCGGCCGGCGAACTCCAGCGCGCGGCGCCGCGCGCGCTCCTCGGGCGCTGCGGTGACGAAGATCTTCGCCTCGGCGTGGGGGCAGATGACCGTGCCGATGTCGCGGCCGTCGATCACGGCGCCCGGCGGCTCGGCGGCGAACCGGCGCTGGAAATCGAGCAGCGCCGCGCGCACCTCCGGCACGGCCGAGACCACGGACGCGCCGGCGCCGGCCGCCGGACCACGCAGCGCGGGATTGCCCAGCACCTGCGGATCAAGCGCCTGCGCCGCCGCCGCCGCCGCCGCCGCGTCGTTCACGTCGCCGCCGCGGGCGATCAGCGCCAGCGCCACCGCCCGGTACAGCAGGCCGGAATCGAGGTGCGGGAGTCCGTAGTGCGCCGCGATGCGCCGCCCCAGCGTGCCCTTGCCGGACGCGGCCGGCCCGTCGATCGCGACGATCATGCGCCGGCCTCCAGCGAGATGTCCGCGCCGAGGCCGCGCATGAGGTCCACGAAGGCGGGGAAGCTCGTCGCGATCATGGCGGCGTCGTCGATCGCGACCGGCGCGTCGGCGGCGAAGCCGAGCACCAGGAAGCTCATGGCGATGCGGTGGTCGAGATGGGTCTGCACGACCTCGCCGCCGCCGGGCGCCCGCCCCTGCCCCACGACGATCAGGTCCTCGCCCTCGATCCGCGCCTCGACGCCGCAGGCGACCAGGCCCGCATGCACCGCGGCGAGGCGATCGCTTTCCTTGACGGTGAGTTCGTGCAGCCCGCGCATGCGCGTCTCGCCCTGCGCGAAGGCGGCCGCGACCGCGAGCACCGGGTACTCGTCGATCATCGTCGGCGCGCGCGCCGCGGGCACGTCGACGCCCTTCAGCGCGCTCGCCCGCACCACGAGGTCGGCGACCTCTTCGCCGCCCTCCTCGCGCAGGTTCGTGAGCTCGATGTCGGCGCCCATCTCGAGCAGCGTCGCGACGAGGCCGGTGCGGAGCGGGTTGGTCATCACGCCCTCGAGCGTGACCTCGGAGCCGGGCGCGATCAGCGCCGCGACCAGCGGGAAGGCGGCGGAGGACGGGTCGGCCGGCACCACGACGTGGGCCGGCGTGAGCTCCGGCTGGCCGACGAGACGCACCAGCCGCCCGTGCTCGCCATGGGGCTCGACCGTCACCTCGGCGCCGAAGGTCTTCAGCATGCGCTCGGTGTGGTCGCGCGTCGCCTCGCGCTCGATCACCACGGTCTCGCCCGGCGCGTTGAGGCCGGCGAGCAGCACCGCCGACTTCACCTGCGCGGAGGGGACCGGCGTCTCGTAGGTTAGCGGCAGCGCCGTCTCCGGGCCCTTCAGCGTCAGAGGCAGGCGGCCGCCCTCGGCGGCGGAGACCACCGTCGCGCCCATCAGGGCGAGCGGATCGAGGATGCGGCGCATGGGACGCGAGCGCAGCGAGGCGTCGCCGTCGAAGGTCGCCTGGATGGGATGGCCGCCGACGACGCCCATCATGAGGCGCGACCCGGTGCCGGCGTTGCCGAAGTCGAGCGGCGCGTCGGGGCTCTTCAGCCCGCCGACGCCGACGCCCTGCACGCTCCAGCGCCCGTCGCCCAGCCGCTCAACGGTCGCCCCCAGCGCCGCGCACGCCCGCCCGGTGGCGAGCACGTCGTCGCCCTCGAGCAGGCCCTCGATGCGGGTCTCGCCGACGGCGAGCAGGCCAAGCAGCAGGGAGCGATGCGAGATCGACTTGTCGCCGGGAACCCGGACGCGGCCCCGGAGCGGACCGTTCGAACGGGAGACGGCGGGCTGTGCGGCGACGGCGGACGACACGGGGGCTCAGGCTTTCGAAGGGGCTTGAGGGAACTTTCACGGCGGGGCGGCGCTTGGTGCGTCGGGATGGGCCGCGGCGGCGCATTGGCTCTTGACAGCCCGGTCCCGCCACGTCAATCCACCGCCTCGTTTCTCGACAGCAGGGATCCATCCCCTTGGCTAAGCCCGAACTCGGCGTCAAACGGACCTGCCAGGCCTGCGGCGCAAAATATTACGACCTGGCGCGCGATCCGATCCTCTGCCCGAAATGCGGGACGCAGTACGTTGCGACCGTTCTCGTCTCCAGCGCGGCCGCGGTGCGCGCCGCCAAGGCCGAATCGGCCCGGGCGAAGGCCACGGCGGCGGCGGCCGACGAGGACGAGGTCGAGACCGACGAAGAGGCCGACGTCGAGGCGATCTCGCTGGAGGACGCCGACGAGGAGGCGACGCCCGCGAAGAAGGTCGCGGGCGCTGACGACGACGACGTCGATGTGGACATCGACGAGGTCGAGGCGGACGACGACGATGACGCGGACGACGAAACTTTCCTTGAGCCTGATGAGGATTCCGACGACGACATGACGGAAATCATCGGCGACCGGGAAAAAGACGAAGAGACTTGAACCGGTCTCCGAAACATGGTTTGAGATGCGCCGCTTCGGGTCGCCGAGGCGGCGGCGCCAGCCGGGGGTGACCCGGACGGCGGCCTCCCCGGACGGGGCGGCGAGCCAGAACTGCCCGGTCCGGCGGATAGCGTTTCCCAACGCCGCCAACCAAGGACCGACAGCCCGGTGGGGCCATAGCTCAGTTGGGAGAGCGCTTGAATGGCATTCAAGAGGTCGGCGGTTCGATTCCGCCTG is drawn from Methylopila sp. 73B and contains these coding sequences:
- a CDS encoding TIGR02300 family protein encodes the protein MAKPELGVKRTCQACGAKYYDLARDPILCPKCGTQYVATVLVSSAAAVRAAKAESARAKATAAAADEDEVETDEEADVEAISLEDADEEATPAKKVAGADDDDVDVDIDEVEADDDDDADDETFLEPDEDSDDDMTEIIGDREKDEET
- the cmk gene encoding (d)CMP kinase, translated to MIVAIDGPAASGKGTLGRRIAAHYGLPHLDSGLLYRAVALALIARGGDVNDAAAAAAAAQALDPQVLGNPALRGPAAGAGASVVSAVPEVRAALLDFQRRFAAEPPGAVIDGRDIGTVICPHAEAKIFVTAAPEERARRRALEFAGRGEPADEASILADILARDARDMGRAVAPLAQAADAVLLDTTTLDADQAFAAALAIVEARVGAPSRRAG
- the cydB gene encoding cytochrome d ubiquinol oxidase subunit II, which translates into the protein MEWYLPLAWGLIIGGAVAMYVVLDGFDLGIGILFPFTKTEHERDQMMNTVAPFWDGNETWLVLGGGGLWVAFPKAYAVIMPALYLPVIVMLLALIFRGVSFEFRWVAKPNKGVWNVAFAGGSIVAAFCQGLILGGLLQGIDVRPTATNGLQFAGGPLDWLTPFALVCGVGVVLGYALLGATWLNMKTDGEVARRSRAQAPGLLLAMLAAMALVSLWTPLAIDRIWDRWFSFPNILYLWPAPVLTALVAFGVWRGLAAGREILPFLGSIALFLLGFVGLAISTWPYLVPPTITFWDAAAAPASQIFLGAGTIVLFPIIIGYTVFVYWLFRGKVREGEGYH
- a CDS encoding phosphatidate cytidylyltransferase translates to MSAAFGWVLVGVIAILAAATIVGRALERRATTPEGRATIQNLNARTRSWWVMAIVFGGALALGPVATTLLFAGLSFMALREFWSLAPSRAGDHRALFLSFFVALPIHYLLLGTGWYGLFAVFIPVYAFLILPAISTLAGDVTDFLARQAKVQWGLMLTVYMLSHAPALMMLDTGTDPAMLVLYLVVVAQLSDVAQYVFGKLIGRTRFSPNVSPSKTVEGLLGGWATAVLIGVALHGLTPFSPLQAAGMSLVIVVAGFFGGFVLSAVKRDLGAKDWGYVIAGHGGVLDRVDSIIFAAPMFFHLTRYWFTG
- a CDS encoding CDP-alcohol phosphatidyltransferase family protein; the encoded protein is MQPGALDTSEGPARRPIASRSSGWAIRLAGGLARTNVTPNQISVASVLFAGLGCALIAAGHTPLAWLAAAGCVQLRLVCNLLDGMVAVEGGKKSAVGAIYNEFPDRIADTLLLAPLGYAAGVPWLGWAAALAAALTAYVRVFGGSLGLPQDFSGVMAKQRRMAALTAALVAQSVEWTFSDTRWSLLVAVALIPAGSLVTCVTRTAAIATKLRAT
- a CDS encoding lysophospholipid acyltransferase family protein yields the protein MSATALARQILIVLVRVLVGARGEWVGSTPETRSRIYFANHTSHFDTLAVISALPPELRRRTRPVAARDYWGGSALKRFVSEKCLRAVLIDRDGRGEGDPLAPVDEALARRESVLIFPEGTRGAGEEVAAFKSGLHRLAERHPEAELIPVHLDNLARVMPKGSFLIVPLTCTARFGAPLTTVPGEPKAEFLARARAAVESLAPRRKGAST
- a CDS encoding neutral zinc metallopeptidase, which produces MRWEDFRRSENVDDERGGGGGGGFRFPGGGGGVGIGGLIVVGLVSWALGVDPRVILAGLETVQGGGSGYSQQERPKGDPGQLSEDEKKQGEFVRAVLAQTEDVWTPLFKDSGKAYDKPRLTLFSGRTSTACGMGASAMGPFYCPGDQRVYLDTEFFDELARKFKSPGEFARAYVIAHEVGHHVQNELGIMRWANQQRERARSEEQANAISVRIELQADCFAGVWGYWANKRFNILEDGDVESALTAATQIGDDTLQKRSGGEVVPDSFTHGSSAQRVKWFRTGLASGDPKTCDTFNQRQL
- a CDS encoding cytochrome ubiquinol oxidase subunit I, coding for MDFDPTFLARLQFAFTVSFHIVFPAFSIGTSAYIATLLLLWSKTGAERYHRLARFWTKIFAVSFAMGVVSGIVLSYQFGTNWSRFSEVVGNVIGPLIGYEVLTAFFLEATFLGIMLFGWTRVPPWLHVLSACVVAFGTAISGFWILSANSWMHTPAGFEMKDGIAYPTDWVKIIFNPSFPYRFAHMMIAAYLTTAVVVLAVGCRYLLQKRFGEDARTMVRMAVGMIAIVAPLQLFVGDAHGLNTLEHQPAKIAAMEAHWDGSKPVALSLFGWPNAEAERTDFELAIPNLSSLILTHSWDGRIKGLKDFPANERPPLITTYFGFRLMVAIGMLFIATGLIGAWLWRRGTLWEATWFQWPASCMWPLGFIAILSGWITTETGRQPWVVHGVLRTADAASPVAAAALWTSLALFVLVYCVVFSMGVYYVNRLINRGPDATVTAPPRHGQPSRPLSGAGEAVGEVVHDGAMEPAR
- a CDS encoding uracil-DNA glycosylase, with the translated sequence MDPRPSLTAHDAQALLDWYVAMGVDAALEDVGQDRFAESATRLRPPPAAEPLPAQPAARAPASAAALAAAPDETAAAARQAAASAATLDDLRAILERFDGCALKATASRTVFADGAPGARLMLVGEAPGREEDLSGLPFVGRSGQLLDRMLAAIGLERSEVYIANVIPWRPPGNRTPTPQETETCLPFIRRQIELAQPDVLVALGGSAAQSLFRAKDGILKLRGKWLDYDAGGRSIRAMATLHPAYLLRSPGQKKFAWRDLKAIRRVLDGA
- the aroA gene encoding 3-phosphoshikimate 1-carboxyvinyltransferase translates to MSSAVAAQPAVSRSNGPLRGRVRVPGDKSISHRSLLLGLLAVGETRIEGLLEGDDVLATGRACAALGATVERLGDGRWSVQGVGVGGLKSPDAPLDFGNAGTGSRLMMGVVGGHPIQATFDGDASLRSRPMRRILDPLALMGATVVSAAEGGRLPLTLKGPETALPLTYETPVPSAQVKSAVLLAGLNAPGETVVIEREATRDHTERMLKTFGAEVTVEPHGEHGRLVRLVGQPELTPAHVVVPADPSSAAFPLVAALIAPGSEVTLEGVMTNPLRTGLVATLLEMGADIELTNLREEGGEEVADLVVRASALKGVDVPAARAPTMIDEYPVLAVAAAFAQGETRMRGLHELTVKESDRLAAVHAGLVACGVEARIEGEDLIVVGQGRAPGGGEVVQTHLDHRIAMSFLVLGFAADAPVAIDDAAMIATSFPAFVDLMRGLGADISLEAGA
- a CDS encoding pseudoazurin, with protein sequence MWRGFVLAAAALMTMVAGAEAAEVEVKMLNQGAEGRMVFEPSFVRINPGDTVKFVATDKSHNAETIPGMLPDGAQPFKGEFNTDVSVTFDKDGVYGVKCLPHAGMGMVALVAVGASYPNLDAAKGVKQTGVAKKKFEALFKKLDETKGAAAQ